In one Hippocampus zosterae strain Florida chromosome 10, ASM2543408v3, whole genome shotgun sequence genomic region, the following are encoded:
- the rflnb gene encoding refilin B, with protein MVRRLNFPNVCEEDPLGMSCRADRGLDSPDSGLPPSPSPSAWLLPQDKARGVSPVLEDERNGSRVSDLPSSSFHPLSYGEGIIIDTLPPKEVRYTSSVHYDSGRHFIQNVALQPWGQGLEHCTQTITAVSHSTWRHYKTQLDFQPRHRPQSFTSTTIIYPKKMSAVYATELSYNRHRRGNRFLSSIELEAAGSHFRNTEHVIPVTPLL; from the exons ATGGTCAGACGGTTGAACTTTCCAAATGTTTGCGAAGAGGACCCACTTGGTATGAGTTGCCGGGCGGACAGAGGGCTTGACAGCCCGGACTCCGGTTTACCGCCCAGCCCAAGTCCCAGCGCTTGGCTGCTGCCTCAGGACAAAGCCCGCGGCGTGAGCCCGGTACTGGAGGACGAAAGAAACGGATCGCGG gTGTCAGATTTGCCCTCTAGTTCCTTTCACCCTTTGTCCTATGGGGAGGGGATCATTATTGACACTTTACCTCCTAAAGAAGTAAG ATACACCTCCTCAGTGCACTATGACTCTGGCCGCCACTTCATTCAGAATGTGGCCCTGCAACCGTGGGGTCAGGGCCTGGAGCACTGCACGCAGACCATCACAGCCGTCTCCCACAGCACCTGGCGTCATTATAAGACACAGCTGGATTTCCAGCCCCGCCATCGGCCACAAAGTTTTACAAGCACCACCATCATCTACCCAAAGAAAATGAGCGCTGTGTATGCCACAGAGCTGAGCTACAACCGCCACCGACGAGGCAATCGTTTTCTCTCCAGCATCGAGTTGGAGGCAGCAGGAAGCCACTTCAGGAACACAGAACATGTTATTCCGGTCACTCCTCTCCTATAA
- the vps53 gene encoding vacuolar protein sorting-associated protein 53 homolog isoform X2 produces the protein MMEEEEFEFADDLEAILHLTPEVQLAIEQVFPSQDPLDKADFNAVEYINTLFPTEQSLANIDDVVNKIRLKIRRLDDNIRTVVRGQTNVGQDGRQALEEAQVAIQQLFGKIKDIKDKAEKSEQMVKEITRDIKQLDHAKRHLTTSITTLNHLHMLAGGVDSLEAMTRKRQYGEVANLLQGVVKVLEHFHKYMGIPQIRQLSERVKAAQSELGTQILADFEETFPSQGSKRPGGPSNVLRDACLVVNVLDPRIKLEIIKKFIRQHLSEYLVLFQENQDVAWLDKIDRRYAWIKRQLVDYEEKYGRMFPEEWCMTERIAVEFCHITRVELSKVMRTRAKEIEVKLLLFAIQRTTNFEGLLAKRFTGCTLTDAPAKRPESPLEPSNPFLEDDQGEDEGSEKDGKDGDLAKPRKPKAPENPFHGIVSKCFEPHLYVYIESQDKNLGELIDRFVADFRAQGPPKVATDEGGAVLPSCADLFVYYKKCMVQCSQLSTGEPMIALTTIFQKFLREYAWKILTGNLPKSSSNSGVLTISSLLKEKEGSETTKFTLDELCLICSILSTAEYCLATTQQLEEKLKEKVDKILVERINLTGEMDTFSTVISNSIQLLVQDLDAACDPALTAMSKMPWQNVEHVGDQSPYVTSIIMHIKQNVPIIRDNLASTRKYFTQFCIKFTNSFIPKFINHLFRCKPISMVGAEQLLLDTHSLKTVLLDLPSIGSQVLRKAPASYTKIVVKGMTRAEMILKVVMAPHEPPVVFVDNYIKLLADGNPETFQKILDMKGLKRGEQSSMLELFRQRLPTPPSGADGSTSLSFSAPTPEQESSRIRKLEKLIKKRL, from the exons ATGATGGAGGAAGAAGAATTTGAGTTTGCCGATGATTTGGAGGCAATTTTGCATCTCACACCAGAGGTCCAGCTGGCGATTGAACAG GTATTTCCAAGTCAAGACCCCCTTGATAAAGCAGACTTCAATGCGGTGGAATATATCAACACATTGTTTCCGACTGAGCAG TCCCTTGCTAATATTGACGATGTGGTAAACAAGATACGTCTGAAAATCAG GCGCCTTGATGACAACATCAGGACAGTGGTGAGGGGTCAAACCAATGTGGGGCAGGATGGGAGGCAG GCTTTAGAAGAGGCCCAAGTAGCAATTCAGCAGCTCTTTGGAAAAATCAAAGATATCAAGGACAAGGCGGAGAAGTCTGAACAAATG GTCAAGGAGATTACCAGGGACATAAAGCAGTTGGACCATGCCAAGCGCCACCTTACTACATCTATCACCACACTGAACCACCTGCATATGTTAGCAGGAGGCGTGGACTCTTTAGA GGCCATGACGAGAAAAAGGCAGTACGGTGAGGTGGCCAATCTCCTGCAAGGAGTCGTAAAAGTACTTGAGCACTTCCACAAGTACATGGGCATACCTCAGATCAGACAGCTCTCTGAgag AGTAAAAGCAGCACAGAGTGAGTTGGGCACTCAGATCCTAGCAGATTTTGAAGAAACATTCCCATCCCAGGGCTCCAAG AGGCCCGGTGGGCCAAGTAACGTGTTGAGGGATGCCTGTCTGGTTGTAAATGTTCTTGACCCACGCATCAAACTCGAGATAATTAAAAAGTTCATCCGGCAACATCTCTCAGAGTACCTTGTGCTCTTTCAAGAAAACCAAGAT GTTGCATGGCTAGACAAGATTGATCGCCGCTATGCTTGGATCAAGCGGCAACTGGTCGACTATGAAGAAAAATATGGACGCATGTTTCCAGAGGAGTGGTGCATGACAGAGCGTATTGCAGTGGAATTCTGCCACATCACCAG AGTGGAGCTTTCCAAAGTAATGAGAACACGAGCCAAGGAGATTGAAGTGAAACTGCTGCTGTTTGCCATTCAGAGGACGACAAACTTTGAAGGTCTTTTGGCAAAACGTTTCACAGGATGCACATTGACTGACGCCCCTGCG AAGAGGCCAGAGAGCCCTTTAGAGCCTTCTAATCCTTTCTTGGAAGACGATCAAGGTGAAGATGAGGGGAGTGAGAAGGATGGCAAAGATGGGGATCTGGCAAAG CCCAGAAAACCCAAGGCTCCTGAGAATCCTTTCCATGGCATTGTTTCCAAGTGCTTCGAGCCTCATCTGTATGTCTACATAGAATCACAAGACAA GAACCTAGGTGAACTGATAGACAGGTTTGTGGCTGACTTCCGAGCACAGGGCCCACCCAAGGTTGCCACCGATGAGGGTGGTGCTGTGCTGCCAAGCTGTGCTGACCTCTTTGTCTATTACAAGAAGTGTATGGTCCAGTGCTCCCAGCTGAGTACTGGGGAGCCCATGATTGCCCTTACAACCATCTTCCAGAAATTCCTACGGGAGTATGCCTGGAAAATCCTCACAGGCAATCTGCCTAA GTCGAGCAGTAACAGTGGGGTTCTGACGATCAGCAGTctgctgaaagaaaaagaaggctcgGAAACGACCAAGTTCACTCTTGACGAGCTGTGCCTCATCTGTAGCATCCTTAGCACTGCCGAGTACTGCCTTGCTACCACGCAACAG CTTGAAGAGAAACTAAAAGAGAAAGTGGATAAAATCCTGGTGGAACGAATTAATTTGACTGGGGAGATGGATACATTTAGCAC AGTGATCTCGAATAGTATCCAGTTACTTGTTCAAGATCTTGATGCTGCCTGTGACCCTGCTCTCACTGCAATGAGCAAG ATGCCGTGGCAGAATGTGGAGCATGTCGGTGACCAGAGCCCCTATGTGACTTCAATCATCATGCACATAAAGCAGAACGTGCCAATCATCAGAGACAATTTGGCCTCCACGCGCAAATACTTCACGCAATTCTGCATCAAATTCACAAA CTCTTTCATTCCCAAATTTATCAATCACTTGTTCAGATGTAAGCCTATCAGCATGGTGGGAGCAGAACAG CTCCTTCTGGACACACACTCCTTGAAGACTGTCCTGCTAGACCTACCCTCTATAGGTTCCCAGGTACTTCGCAAGGCACCTGCGAGCTACACCAAGATTGTGGTGAAGGGCATGACCCGTGCAGAGATGATACTTAAG gtGGTGATGGCCCCACATGAACCGCCCGTGGTGTTTGTGGATAACTACATCAAGCTCTTGGCTGATGGCAATCCTGAGACGTTCCAGAAAATACTTGACATGAAG GGTTTAAAACGTGGTGAGCAAAGCAGCATGCTGGAGCTCTTCAGACAGAGGTTACCCACACCACCCTCCGGGGCCGATGGCAGCACCTCTTTGTCTTTCAGTGCCCCCACCCCTGAGCAGGAGTCATCTCGTATACGCAAGCTCGAAAAACTCATCAAGAAGAGACTGTGA
- the vps53 gene encoding vacuolar protein sorting-associated protein 53 homolog isoform X1 produces the protein MMEEEEFEFADDLEAILHLTPEVQLAIEQVFPSQDPLDKADFNAVEYINTLFPTEQSLANIDDVVNKIRLKIRRLDDNIRTVVRGQTNVGQDGRQALEEAQVAIQQLFGKIKDIKDKAEKSEQMVKEITRDIKQLDHAKRHLTTSITTLNHLHMLAGGVDSLEAMTRKRQYGEVANLLQGVVKVLEHFHKYMGIPQIRQLSERVKAAQSELGTQILADFEETFPSQGSKRPGGPSNVLRDACLVVNVLDPRIKLEIIKKFIRQHLSEYLVLFQENQDVAWLDKIDRRYAWIKRQLVDYEEKYGRMFPEEWCMTERIAVEFCHITRVELSKVMRTRAKEIEVKLLLFAIQRTTNFEGLLAKRFTGCTLTDAPAQKRPESPLEPSNPFLEDDQGEDEGSEKDGKDGDLAKPRKPKAPENPFHGIVSKCFEPHLYVYIESQDKNLGELIDRFVADFRAQGPPKVATDEGGAVLPSCADLFVYYKKCMVQCSQLSTGEPMIALTTIFQKFLREYAWKILTGNLPKSSSNSGVLTISSLLKEKEGSETTKFTLDELCLICSILSTAEYCLATTQQLEEKLKEKVDKILVERINLTGEMDTFSTVISNSIQLLVQDLDAACDPALTAMSKMPWQNVEHVGDQSPYVTSIIMHIKQNVPIIRDNLASTRKYFTQFCIKFTNSFIPKFINHLFRCKPISMVGAEQLLLDTHSLKTVLLDLPSIGSQVLRKAPASYTKIVVKGMTRAEMILKVVMAPHEPPVVFVDNYIKLLADGNPETFQKILDMKGLKRGEQSSMLELFRQRLPTPPSGADGSTSLSFSAPTPEQESSRIRKLEKLIKKRL, from the exons ATGATGGAGGAAGAAGAATTTGAGTTTGCCGATGATTTGGAGGCAATTTTGCATCTCACACCAGAGGTCCAGCTGGCGATTGAACAG GTATTTCCAAGTCAAGACCCCCTTGATAAAGCAGACTTCAATGCGGTGGAATATATCAACACATTGTTTCCGACTGAGCAG TCCCTTGCTAATATTGACGATGTGGTAAACAAGATACGTCTGAAAATCAG GCGCCTTGATGACAACATCAGGACAGTGGTGAGGGGTCAAACCAATGTGGGGCAGGATGGGAGGCAG GCTTTAGAAGAGGCCCAAGTAGCAATTCAGCAGCTCTTTGGAAAAATCAAAGATATCAAGGACAAGGCGGAGAAGTCTGAACAAATG GTCAAGGAGATTACCAGGGACATAAAGCAGTTGGACCATGCCAAGCGCCACCTTACTACATCTATCACCACACTGAACCACCTGCATATGTTAGCAGGAGGCGTGGACTCTTTAGA GGCCATGACGAGAAAAAGGCAGTACGGTGAGGTGGCCAATCTCCTGCAAGGAGTCGTAAAAGTACTTGAGCACTTCCACAAGTACATGGGCATACCTCAGATCAGACAGCTCTCTGAgag AGTAAAAGCAGCACAGAGTGAGTTGGGCACTCAGATCCTAGCAGATTTTGAAGAAACATTCCCATCCCAGGGCTCCAAG AGGCCCGGTGGGCCAAGTAACGTGTTGAGGGATGCCTGTCTGGTTGTAAATGTTCTTGACCCACGCATCAAACTCGAGATAATTAAAAAGTTCATCCGGCAACATCTCTCAGAGTACCTTGTGCTCTTTCAAGAAAACCAAGAT GTTGCATGGCTAGACAAGATTGATCGCCGCTATGCTTGGATCAAGCGGCAACTGGTCGACTATGAAGAAAAATATGGACGCATGTTTCCAGAGGAGTGGTGCATGACAGAGCGTATTGCAGTGGAATTCTGCCACATCACCAG AGTGGAGCTTTCCAAAGTAATGAGAACACGAGCCAAGGAGATTGAAGTGAAACTGCTGCTGTTTGCCATTCAGAGGACGACAAACTTTGAAGGTCTTTTGGCAAAACGTTTCACAGGATGCACATTGACTGACGCCCCTGCG CAGAAGAGGCCAGAGAGCCCTTTAGAGCCTTCTAATCCTTTCTTGGAAGACGATCAAGGTGAAGATGAGGGGAGTGAGAAGGATGGCAAAGATGGGGATCTGGCAAAG CCCAGAAAACCCAAGGCTCCTGAGAATCCTTTCCATGGCATTGTTTCCAAGTGCTTCGAGCCTCATCTGTATGTCTACATAGAATCACAAGACAA GAACCTAGGTGAACTGATAGACAGGTTTGTGGCTGACTTCCGAGCACAGGGCCCACCCAAGGTTGCCACCGATGAGGGTGGTGCTGTGCTGCCAAGCTGTGCTGACCTCTTTGTCTATTACAAGAAGTGTATGGTCCAGTGCTCCCAGCTGAGTACTGGGGAGCCCATGATTGCCCTTACAACCATCTTCCAGAAATTCCTACGGGAGTATGCCTGGAAAATCCTCACAGGCAATCTGCCTAA GTCGAGCAGTAACAGTGGGGTTCTGACGATCAGCAGTctgctgaaagaaaaagaaggctcgGAAACGACCAAGTTCACTCTTGACGAGCTGTGCCTCATCTGTAGCATCCTTAGCACTGCCGAGTACTGCCTTGCTACCACGCAACAG CTTGAAGAGAAACTAAAAGAGAAAGTGGATAAAATCCTGGTGGAACGAATTAATTTGACTGGGGAGATGGATACATTTAGCAC AGTGATCTCGAATAGTATCCAGTTACTTGTTCAAGATCTTGATGCTGCCTGTGACCCTGCTCTCACTGCAATGAGCAAG ATGCCGTGGCAGAATGTGGAGCATGTCGGTGACCAGAGCCCCTATGTGACTTCAATCATCATGCACATAAAGCAGAACGTGCCAATCATCAGAGACAATTTGGCCTCCACGCGCAAATACTTCACGCAATTCTGCATCAAATTCACAAA CTCTTTCATTCCCAAATTTATCAATCACTTGTTCAGATGTAAGCCTATCAGCATGGTGGGAGCAGAACAG CTCCTTCTGGACACACACTCCTTGAAGACTGTCCTGCTAGACCTACCCTCTATAGGTTCCCAGGTACTTCGCAAGGCACCTGCGAGCTACACCAAGATTGTGGTGAAGGGCATGACCCGTGCAGAGATGATACTTAAG gtGGTGATGGCCCCACATGAACCGCCCGTGGTGTTTGTGGATAACTACATCAAGCTCTTGGCTGATGGCAATCCTGAGACGTTCCAGAAAATACTTGACATGAAG GGTTTAAAACGTGGTGAGCAAAGCAGCATGCTGGAGCTCTTCAGACAGAGGTTACCCACACCACCCTCCGGGGCCGATGGCAGCACCTCTTTGTCTTTCAGTGCCCCCACCCCTGAGCAGGAGTCATCTCGTATACGCAAGCTCGAAAAACTCATCAAGAAGAGACTGTGA
- the bcap29 gene encoding B-cell receptor-associated protein 29 gives MTLQWTAVALFLYMEMGILCLLCLPFISAKRWQSIFTFRIWSPVAHFSNRVFLTMIIILIVLFLDAVREVRKYSVKNLGTDAKLLPNMHDHMHMKLFRAQRNLYISGFAVFLWLVMKRVVTLINQLASVSGTTIALQAQAENANKTAQKYLEDNELLKKTLMEGTGDKATAEGMELLRKEVEKLKDELKTSEEALKKSECDADGLKKQTDGLAREYDRLLQEHRELQNVQSPVNKKED, from the exons ATGACGCTGCAATGGACCGCTGTGGCCCTCTTCCTCTATATGGAGATGGGCATCCTTTGCCTCCTCTGCCTGCCCTTCATCTCGGCTAAGCG gtggcagagcattttcacttttaggATCTGGAGCCCAGTTGCCCACTTTTCAAACAGAGTCTTCCTTACAATGATTATCATACTTATTGTCCTTTTCCTTG ACGCAGTCCGTGAGGTGAGAAAGTACTCGGTTAAAAATCTCGGCACGGATGCCAAGCTGCTGCCCAACATGCATGACCACATGCATATGAAGCTTTTCCGGGCACAGCGGAACCTTTACATATCTGGCTTCGCCGTCTTCCTCTGGCT ggTTATGAAGCGAGTGGTTACCTTGATTAACCAACTGGCTTCAGTGTCGGGGACCACCATTGCCCTGCAGGCGCAGgctgaaaatgcaaacaaaactgCCCAAAAGTACTTGGAAGACAACGAGCTGCTGAAGAAG ACGCTGATGGAGGGGACGGGAGATAAAGCAACTGCGGAGGGCATGGAGCTCTTGAGGAAAGAGGTAGAGAAATTGAAAGACGAACTGAAGACGTCAGAAGAGG CGCTGAAGAAGTCCGAGTGCGATGCGGATGGATTGAAGAAACAGACAGACGGTCTTGCTCGGGAGTACGACAGACTGCTTCAAGAGCATCGGGAGCTTCAG AATGTTCAAAGTCCTGTGAACAAAAAAGAAGACTAG
- the dus4l gene encoding tRNA-dihydrouridine(20a/20b) synthase [NAD(P)+]-like, translating into MKTIHRNNVLSMFEEGNVVKICAPMVRYSKLAFRSLVRKYNCDICFTPMIVASDFVRSIKARDSEFTTNECDRPLIVQFAAHDAQTLVDATRAVAPFSDGVDLNCGCPQRWAMSAGYGACLINKPELVKDMVRHVKNQVDNPNYTTSIKIRIHNDLRKTVDLCQKAESAGVAWITVHGRTSEERHQPVHYDAIKTIKDSVSIPVIANGDIKYPRDVESIHQLTSVDGVMVARGLLANPALFAGHEDTPLECIWDWVDISVQQGTPFTCFHNHLIYMLERVSSQPERKVFNSLCSTSAVIDYLQSTYGSVDDLVT; encoded by the exons ATGAAGACCATTCACCGCAACAACGTCTTAAGCATGTTTGAAGAAGGAAACGTGGTAAAGATCTGTGCGCCGATGGTTCGTTATTCAAA ACTGGCTTTCAGGTCATTGGTAAGGAAGTACAACTGTGACATCTGCTTCACTCCAATGATAGTTGCATCTGACTTTGTTCGATCCATCAAAGCCAGAGACAGTGAATTCACTACTAATGAGT GTGACAGACCCCTAATTGTGCAGTTTGCTGCTCACGACGCCCAGACTCTGGTTGATGCAACGCGTGCAGTTGCACCTTTCTCAGATGGAGTTGACCTCAACTGTGGATGCCCCCAGAG ATGGGCCATGTCTGCGGGATATGGTGCGTGCCTTATCAACAAGCCTGAACTGGTTAAAGACATGGTCAGACACGTCAAGAACCAAGTGGACAATCCAAACTATACAACATCCATCAAAATAAG AATTCACAATGACCTGAGGAAGACAGTTGATCTGTGCCAGAAGGCTGAATCAGCAGGTGTGGCGTGGATAACCGTGCACGGTCGTACGTCGGAGGAGCGCCACCAGCCAGTCCACTACGACGCCATAAAGACAATCAAAGACAGCGTGTCCATTCCGGTCATTGCCAACGGCGACATCAAGTACCCACGCGATGTGGAGTCTATTCACCAGCTCACTAGTGTagatg GTGTGATGGTAGCGCGAGGATTGCTCGCTAACCCGGCGTTGTTTGCGGGGCATGAAGATACACCTTTGGAGTGTATATGGGACTGGGTGGACATCTCTGTTCAGCAGGGTACTCCATTTACGTGCTTCCACAATCATCTCATCTACATGCTTGAAAGGGTTAGCTCCCAGCCTGAAAGAAAAGTATTCAATTCTTTATGTAGTACATCAGCTGTAATTGACTACCTGCAGAGTACATATGGTTCAGTGGATGATTTGGTCACatga